A region from the Nitrospiraceae bacterium genome encodes:
- a CDS encoding protein BatD, which yields MRILRWIGAMVVCCGLMGLATPVSAQSARAYVDRNPVMADETFQLIVETDQTSSGESPEWHILDADFDVLGTTQSQQTSIINMRTTSLVRWIATLAPKRTGAVTIPPIHVGAHQTDPIQLEVNEPNHTGEANESQDIFLEADVDSHVPYLQGQVLLTLRLVSAISVQEGRLDEPEMDWGIVERVGKDVSYESTRNGRRYHITERRYVITPQQSGRQVIPPVLFSGIVQEGRTRGTLFEELFGNRPGSLGRDPFKTSRSIHRRSPKIAINVRNFPSDLKGRFWLPAKNLTLTEIWSGDTDTLQIGDSPTRTIVMRATGQRGEQLPEVTVPPQPIVKIYPDKAKTQTDFDGKWVVGSREEKYVLVPTQPGTVTLPAIHVPWWNIETDRWEEATLPARVLTVLGTQQPASSGQIPTSAPALPVNSAESDRQQKDVQFGTSNSVKPLPWPWITGGCFMLWLATLVAWWRERQKRNGRGQDMAKRNDGKLASERNAIQGVKAACLEQSAEKTRAALLQWASLKEEGRPCRSLKSVERLLSQPVPDPAAISAAIWNLDRTLYTTSAAKENWDGRQFWETVKPAMTAKPPKSHKHAEELPPLYLN from the coding sequence GTGAGAATTTTGAGATGGATCGGAGCGATGGTGGTCTGCTGTGGATTGATGGGGCTTGCTACCCCTGTTTCGGCCCAATCAGCCAGGGCCTATGTGGATCGGAATCCGGTCATGGCAGATGAGACTTTCCAGCTCATCGTGGAGACGGATCAGACGTCATCGGGGGAATCCCCCGAGTGGCATATCTTAGACGCAGACTTCGATGTATTGGGCACGACCCAAAGTCAACAAACTTCGATCATCAATATGCGAACTACTTCATTGGTCCGATGGATTGCGACGCTTGCGCCAAAGCGAACAGGAGCCGTGACCATTCCTCCTATCCATGTGGGCGCTCATCAAACCGACCCCATTCAATTGGAGGTCAATGAGCCGAATCACACCGGAGAGGCCAACGAGAGCCAGGATATTTTTCTCGAAGCAGATGTGGACTCACATGTTCCCTATCTACAGGGGCAAGTTCTTCTGACGCTGAGGTTAGTCAGCGCCATATCCGTGCAGGAAGGCCGTTTAGATGAACCGGAAATGGATTGGGGAATTGTGGAACGCGTCGGCAAGGACGTCTCGTATGAATCGACCCGAAATGGACGACGATATCATATCACCGAACGTCGTTATGTGATCACACCCCAACAAAGCGGGAGGCAGGTCATTCCTCCTGTCCTCTTTTCCGGAATCGTGCAGGAAGGCCGAACCCGTGGAACGCTCTTTGAGGAATTATTTGGTAATCGGCCGGGAAGTCTGGGACGTGATCCTTTCAAAACCTCACGCTCAATTCACAGACGAAGTCCGAAAATTGCGATTAACGTCAGAAATTTTCCATCAGATCTGAAGGGGCGATTTTGGCTGCCGGCGAAAAATCTCACCCTCACGGAAATATGGTCGGGTGATACCGATACACTTCAGATAGGGGATTCCCCTACTCGAACAATCGTGATGCGTGCGACAGGTCAGCGCGGAGAGCAATTGCCTGAAGTGACCGTTCCCCCACAACCCATTGTGAAGATCTATCCCGACAAGGCAAAAACCCAGACAGATTTCGACGGGAAATGGGTTGTGGGGTCCAGGGAGGAAAAATATGTGTTGGTGCCCACGCAGCCGGGTACAGTGACGTTGCCCGCGATTCATGTCCCCTGGTGGAACATTGAGACGGACCGGTGGGAGGAGGCCACTCTCCCTGCTAGGGTTCTGACGGTTCTCGGCACACAGCAACCTGCGTCCTCAGGGCAGATTCCTACGTCTGCTCCGGCCCTGCCTGTGAATTCAGCAGAGAGTGATCGTCAGCAGAAGGATGTCCAATTCGGCACCTCTAATAGTGTCAAGCCGTTACCATGGCCATGGATAACAGGGGGATGTTTTATGTTGTGGTTGGCGACTCTGGTGGCCTGGTGGAGAGAGCGCCAAAAACGGAATGGACGCGGTCAAGATATGGCAAAAAGGAATGATGGGAAATTGGCATCGGAACGAAATGCCATTCAAGGTGTGAAGGCTGCTTGTTTGGAGCAATCAGCGGAAAAAACCCGAGCGGCACTCTTACAATGGGCTTCCCTCAAGGAAGAAGGGCGTCCCTGTCGGAGCCTGAAGTCAGTGGAACGTCTATTGAGTCAGCCTGTTCCTGATCCTGCAGCAATTTCTGCGGCCATTTGGAACCTTGATCGGACCTTATACACGACCTCGGCAGCAAAAGAGAACTGGGATGGTCGACAATTTTGGGAAACAGTCAAGCCGGCCATGACAGCTAAGCCACCGAAATCTCACAAACATGCAGAGGAGTTGCCCCCATTATATCTCAATTGA
- a CDS encoding ABC transporter ATP-binding protein, whose translation MVKIENLRKTFGPIVAVDGVSFTVGKGEVLGFLGPNGAGKSTTMKMITGFLTPTSGAVHICGHNIDLQPIDAKKRIGYLPEGAPAYQDMTPASFLTFIGEMRGYRGATLKRTVSETVEKVNLQSVLNQSIETLSKGFKRRVGLAQAILHDPEILILDEPTDGLDPNQKHEVRTLIRAMAKEKAIILSTHILEEVHALCTRAMIIAKGKVVFDGTPAELEGKSPTHHTVLGTIAGVDPMVLHHHLMTVKGVKKIEELGRDGDLVQFRIYPDDGQWILPDIGHCAREQGWEVRELYPDRGQLDEVFRLLTTPKQTFS comes from the coding sequence ATGGTTAAAATTGAAAACTTGCGAAAAACATTTGGGCCGATTGTCGCAGTGGATGGTGTGTCGTTTACCGTAGGTAAAGGAGAAGTGCTCGGGTTTTTAGGGCCGAACGGAGCAGGTAAATCCACAACCATGAAAATGATTACGGGTTTTCTCACGCCGACCAGCGGCGCTGTGCATATTTGTGGACATAATATTGACCTTCAACCCATCGATGCCAAAAAGCGTATAGGCTATCTGCCAGAGGGGGCTCCGGCCTACCAGGATATGACTCCAGCCTCGTTTCTTACGTTTATCGGGGAGATGCGAGGATATCGTGGAGCAACCCTTAAGCGAACGGTTTCGGAAACGGTTGAGAAGGTGAATTTGCAATCGGTGTTGAACCAATCGATTGAAACCTTGTCGAAAGGGTTTAAGCGCCGCGTAGGACTGGCTCAGGCAATTCTTCATGACCCGGAAATTTTGATTTTAGACGAACCGACCGATGGATTGGATCCCAATCAAAAGCATGAAGTTCGAACGCTGATTCGGGCCATGGCGAAGGAGAAGGCCATTATTCTTTCGACACATATCTTGGAAGAAGTACATGCACTCTGCACGCGCGCAATGATCATAGCGAAGGGGAAAGTGGTGTTTGATGGCACACCAGCGGAATTGGAGGGAAAATCTCCTACTCACCATACGGTCCTTGGCACGATAGCCGGCGTGGATCCCATGGTCCTCCATCATCACCTGATGACGGTGAAAGGAGTCAAAAAGATTGAAGAGTTGGGCCGGGACGGAGACTTAGTGCAATTTCGCATTTATCCGGATGACGGACAGTGGATCCTCCCGGATATTGGACATTGCGCCCGCGAACAGGGGTGGGAGGTAAGGGAACTCTATCCCGACCGGGGGCAATTGGATGAGGTGTTTCGTTTGTTGACGACTCCCAAGCAGACCTTTTCATAA